One segment of Hyla sarda isolate aHylSar1 chromosome 1 unlocalized genomic scaffold, aHylSar1.hap1 SUPER_1_unloc_17, whole genome shotgun sequence DNA contains the following:
- the LOC130298034 gene encoding oocyte zinc finger protein XlCOF7.1-like, whose product AHTGKKTYSCSECGKCFTKKSHLAGHRRTHTGEKPFSCSECGKCFTFKSNLVVHQRTHKGEKPFSFSECGKCFTRKPNHIEHQRTHTEEKPFSCSEYGKCFTRKPNLIEHQRIHTEEKPFSCSECGKCFTFKSSLVVHQRTHTGEKPFSCAECRKCFTEKSSLVVHQRTHTGEKPFSCSECGKCFTFKSNLVVHRRTHTGEKPFSCSECGKCFTFKSNLVVHRRTHTGEKPFSCSECGKCFTFKSNLVVHQRTHKGEKPFSFSECGKCFTRKPNHIEHQRTHTEEKPFSCSEYGKCFTRKPNLIEHQRIHTEEKPFSCSECGKCFTFKSSLVVHQRTHTGEKPFSCAECRKCFTEKSSLVVHQRTHTGEKPFLCSECGKCFTLKSSLVKHQRTHTGEKSIQSNK is encoded by the coding sequence gctcatacaggaaagaaaacatattcatgctcagaatgtgggaaatgttttactaagaaatcacatCTTGCTGGACAtcgaagaactcacacaggagagaagccattttcatgctcagaatgtgggaaatgttttacttttaaatcaaatcttgttgtacatcagagaactcacaaaggagagaagccattttcattttcagaatgtgggaagtgtTTTACTCGGAAACCAAATCATattgaacatcaaagaactcacacagaagagaagccattttcatgttcagaatatgGGAAGTGTTTTACTCGGAAACCAAATCTTAttgaacatcaaagaattcacacagaagagaagccattttcatgctcagaatgtgggaaatgttttacttttaaatcaagccttgttgtacatcaaagaactcacacaggagagaagccattttcatgtgcagaatgtaggaaatgttttactgagaaatcaagtcttgttgtacatcaaagaactcacacaggggagaagccattttcatgctcagaatgtgggaaatgttttacttttaaatcaaatcttgttgtacatcgaagaactcacacaggagagaagccattttcatgctcagaatgtgggaaatgttttacttttaaatcaaatcttgttgtacatcgaagaactcacacaggagagaagccattttcatgctcagaatgtgggaaatgttttacttttaaatcaaatcttgttgtacatcagagaactcacaaaggagagaagccattttcattttcagaatgtgggaagtgtTTTACTCGGAAACCAAATCATattgaacatcaaagaactcacacagaagagaagccattttcatgttcagaatatgGGAAGTGTTTTACTCGGAAACCAAATCTTAttgaacatcaaagaattcacacagaagagaagccattttcatgctcagaatgtgggaaatgttttacttttaaatcaagccttgttgtacatcaaagaactcacacaggagagaagccattttcatgtgcagaatgtaggaaatgttttactgagaaatcaagtcttgttgtacatcaaagaactcacacaggggagaagccatttttatgttcagaatgtgggaaatgttttacgttaaaatcaagtcttgttaaacatcagagaactcacacaggagagaagtcaattcagagcaataaatga
- the LOC130298036 gene encoding gastrula zinc finger protein XlCGF67.1-like, translated as MASLLFSCSECGKSSFVQHHRTHTGEKPFSCSACGKSFTYRSSLVEHEKSHTVEKPSLCSECGKCYTWKPNLLVIKELTQERNHFHAQNVENVLLGNQLFFSIKELT; from the coding sequence atggcttctcttctgttttcatgttcagaatgtgggaaatcaaGTTTTGTTCAACATcatagaactcacacaggggagaaaccattttcatgctcagcatGTGGAAAAAGTTTTACTTACAGATCAAGTCTCGTTGAACATGAAAAATCTCACACAGTGGAGAAGCCatctttatgttcagaatgtgggaaatgttatacttGGAAACCAAACTTATTagtcatcaaagaactcacacaagagagaaaccattttcatgctcagaatgtggaaaatgttttacttggaAATCAGCTCTTCTTCAGCATCAAAGAATTAAcatag